The Rudaeicoccus suwonensis DNA window GGCAGCCTTCGTGAACGCCGGTCCGTGCTCGGCGTACTACGGTCAGAAGAAGGCTTCCACGCTGCCGAAGCTGGTGCAGAACCCGATGAGCTACGCGGTCTGCGGTTACAAGCCCGCACAGATCCGCGGCGCCTACGGCGTCGACAGTGAACTGCAGCAGGGATACGACGGGCGTGGTGTCACGGTCGCCATCGTGGATGCCTTTGCATCACCGACGATCTACGACGACGCATCCGAGTACGCCCGCCGTAACGACCCCAACCACCCGCTGCGCAGCTACCAGTTCTCGCAGTCACTCCCGGGCTCCTACAACTCGGTCTCGGAGTGCGGCGGCAACGGGTGGTACGGCGAGGAGACCCTCGACGTCGAGGCCGTCCACGCGACTGCTCCGGGCGCGAACATCCTGTATGTCGGTGGCGCCAGCTGTAACGACGACGACCTCAACGCGGCGGTCAACACCGTTGTCGACAACCAACTCGCGTCCGTCATCACCAACTCCTACAGCGACACCGGTGAGCCCACCAGCGTCGCCCAGGTCGCCGAGGACCACCAGACGGCGATCCAGGCTGCTGCCCAGGGCATCAGCCTGATGTTCTCCGCCGGCGACGACGGCGACGAGATCGCAGCCACCGGCACCCGCCAGGTCAACTACGAAGCATCCGACCCCTACGTCACGGCAGTCGGAGGCACCTCGCTGAACATCACGGCGGACGACAGCTACGGCTGGGAGCAGGGCTGGGGCACCGGCAAGTCGACTCTGACCAAGGGCAAGTGGACGCCGATCCCGCCGGCGTACGACTACGGCGGCGGTGGCGGCACCAGTCGTCTGTTCACCCAGCCCGGCTACCAGAAGGGTGTCGTCCCGGCGTCGATCTCCAACTACTTCGGCAACGGAGCACATCGAGCCGTTCCGGATGTCGCAATGGTGGGCGATCCCTCGACCGGTTATCTGGTCGGCGAGACTCAGTTGTTCCCGAACGGCAAGTCGGTCTACGGCGAATACCGCATCGGTGGAACGTCGCTGTCGTCCCCGTTGTTCGCCGGTGTGATCGCTGTCGCCGACCAGGTGGCTGGTCACTCGTTGGGCTTCCTGAACCCCAAGCTGTACTCGCTTGCGGGGACCGGTGCCTTCCATGACGTGAACCACGGCAGGGCAGTCACCGACGCCGTCGTCCGCGTCGACTATGTCAACGGGGTCAACGCCAGCAACGGCACCGTGATCACGGCACGCACGCTGAACCAGACCGGCACGATCTACACCCGCAAGGGGTATGACGATGTGACCGGTGTCGGTTCGCCGAACGGTCCGGAGTTCTTCGCAGCGATGGCCAAGTGACCGACCTCCGTCGGTGACGGTTCACTGAACCACCGGCCCGGGCCCGCTCTGCACCAGCAGTGGCGGGCCCGGGCTTCGTCATACGCGGCAGTGGTCGTGCCCGTCATTCGGTATGCCGAGCGGTGCGCGGAGCAGAGTTTGCGAGAATCGAGGCGCTCACCAGCCCTCTCGCACCAGGAGCCGAAATCCCGTGTCTGCGCAGTCCCGCCTGACCGATCTGTCCGCCGACGAACTCGCCGCCTTCCGCGCCGAGCAGCAGACGGCATACGACACTCTCGCCGGCAGCGGCCTGAAGCTGGATCTCACCCGCGGCAAGCCCTCCGCCGCGCAGCTGGACCTGTCCAACGGCCTGCTGGACCTGCCCAAGGGAGTGCATGACGCGTCCGGCACGGACACGCGCAATTACGGTGGCCTGCAAGGGATTTCGGAGCTGCGGCAGATTTTCGCCGAGCTGCTGTGGGTCGAACCGGCCCAGCTCGTGGCCGGTGGCAACTCCAGCCTGACGATGATGAAAGACACCCTCGTCGACCTCATGTTGTTCGGTGGCGTCGACTCGCCCGGCCCATGGTCGGCGCAGGAGAAGGTGCGCTTCATCTGCCCGGTGCCCGGTTATGACCGGCACCACACGCTGCTGGACTCCCTCGGCATCGAGATGCTCGCCGTGCCGATGAACGACGACGGCCCCGACGTCGATGCCGTGGCCGCGCTGGTCAAGGACGACCCGACCGTCAATGGAATGTGGATCGTGCCGACCTACGCCAACCCCGCGGGCGCGGTCTGCAGCCAGGAGGTCGCTGCGGCGCTGGTGGCCATGCCGACCGCCGCGCCCGACTTCAAGATCCTGTGGGACAACGCCTACGCCCTGCACCACCTCACCGCCGACGAGGTCAAGAGCGCCGACATCCTCTCGCTGGCCAGCGCGGCCGGTCACCCGCATCGTCCGATCCTGTTCGCGTCGACGTCCAAGATCACCTTCGCCGGCGCCGGCGTCGCTTTCCTGGCTGCATCCACCGAGCAGGTCGCGTGGTACCTCAAGCACCTCGGTGAAGGCGCGATCGGCCCCGACAAGGTCAACCAGTTGCGGCACGCGCAGTTCTTCGGCGACGCCGACGGTGTGCGCGCCCACATGGCGCGGCACCGCGAGATCATCGCCCCGAAGTTCGCCGAGGTGCAGCGAATCCTGACCGACCGCCTCGGCGGCACGGGTGTCGCGACCTGGACCGACCCCAAGGGCGGCTACTTCGTCAGCCTGGATGTCGTCCCCGGTACCGCCGCGCGGGTGGTGCAGCTGGCCAAAGACGCGGGCATCGCACTCACCCCTGCCGGCGCATCCTTCCCGTATGGCGTGGACCCGCAGGACACGAACATCCGGCTCGCGCCGACCTTCCCGGCTCTGCCCGAGGTGACCGCTGCAATGGAGGCTGTGGCCACCTGCGTGCTGCTCGCGGCAGCGGAGAAGCTGAGTTCCTGATGACGCTCATCGGTCGGTCACGTGCCTCAGCCCCCGATGCGGCACGTGACCGGGACGTCTGATTGATGGTCGGGCGGCGCGTCATCCGCACGCGGCGTCGGGCGTCTGCTGCGTAACGGCTCCGGGGCCGGCGGCGTGTGGGAGAGTTCGGGTGTGAGTGAGCCCGGTTCGGTGGCGCCGACGCCCGTCTTCTTCGTCGCGGGCGGCACCGGCATCTCCGCGGAGACGCTCGGCAACATGATGCTGCAGCAGTTCCCCAGCGTTCGTTTCGTGCGGCAGAAGATCCCGTTCATCAAAACTGAGGAGCAGGCCCGCGCCACGGTGGCGATGATGGACGCCGCGCGCACCGAGGAGATCATGCCGCTGGTGTTCTCGACGGTCGCGGTCGAAGGTGTGCGCGCGATCATCTCGGGCACCGAGTGCGCCTTCATCGACCTGTTCGGCGCCCACCTGGACATGGTCGAGCGGGTGTTGCACGTCAACGCCGCCCGCAACGGCAGCAGTCCGCACGGGGTGCGGGATGCGGGGGAGTACGACGCCAGGATGAAGGCCGTCGAATTCGCCATCGAGCACGACGACGGCCAGAGCCTGCGCCAACTGGACCGCGCCGACCTGATCCTGACTGCACCGTCCAGATGCGGCAAGACGCCCACGACGATGTACCTCGCCCTGCAGTTCGGCCTGCGCGTCGCCAACTACCCGCTGGTCGAGGAGGACTTCGACACCTCGGCACTGCCGCGCCCGATCCGGCCGTATGCCGACAAGTGCTTCGGCCTGTTGTCGACACCGGCGCGCCTGAGCCAGGTGCGTGGTGAGCGACGCCCCGGATCGACATACGCGACATTGGCCCAGTGCACCTATGAGCTACGCCGTGCAGAGGCGATGTTCCGGGCCCATAAGATCCCTTTCATCAACTCCTCCTCGATGTCCGTGGAGGAGATGGCTGCGCTGATCATGGAAGCCCTCAAGCTCAACAGGGCGCACTGACAGAGTGAGCCGAACGACATACGTCATGCTGCACATCAGATCCACGCACGTCTGCACGCGCGCGAGAAGGCTCGCGCGGCACCCGAGAGGACTCCAACATGGCCAGTAACATCGAGTGGTTCGCCGATCTGGGAATCGGCGACGTGGAGACCGTCGGGGGTAAGAACGCCTCTCTGGGTGAGATGGTGCAGCACCTGTCGAAGGCGGGTGTGCGCGTCCCGACCGGTTTTGCGACAACGGCCGATGCGTACCGCCGGTTCCTGACCGAGACCGGGCTGAAGGACGACATCGACGCCGCACTCGACGGCCTCGACGTCGACGACGTCCGCGAACTCGCTCGCGTCGGGAACAAGATCCGCACCGACATCGAGCAGCAGCAGTTTCCGGCTGACCTCGAGCGCGACATCCGCGCTGCCTACGAGAAGCTCGTGTCCGAGGCCGGCGTCGACGTCAGCTGGGCGGTGCGTTCCAGCGCCACCGCCGAGGACCTGCCGGATGCCTCGTTCGCCGGTCAGCAGGAGACCTTCCTCAACATCGAGGGCATCGACAACATCCTGCACGCCATCAAGCTCGTCTTCGCCTCGCTCTACAACGACCGGGCGATCGCCTACCGCGTGCACGCCGGATACGACCACAGCCTGGTCGCGCTGTCGGCCGGCATCCAGCGGATGGTGCGCTCGGACATCGGCTCCTCCGGCGTGATGTTCACCATGGACACCGAGTCCGGCTTCCGCGACGCCGTCTTCATCACCTCCTCCTACGGTCTCGGCGAGGCCGTGGTGCAGGGCGCGGTCAACCCGGACGAGTTCTACGTCTACAAGCCCGCACTGCGCGAGGGTCGCCCGGCGATCCTCAAGCGAGGCGTCGGGTCGAAGGCCACCAAGATGGTCTACACCGATGACGCGACCGTTGGTGAGACGATCCACTTCGTGCCGGTGGACGAGGCCGACCAGGGCAAGCTGTCGCTCACCGACGACGAGGTCACCGAGTTGGCCCAGCACGCGGTCGCGATCGAGGAGCACTACGGCCGCCCGATGGACATCGAATGGGGCAAGGACGGCTCCGACGGCAAGCTCTACGTGCTGCAGGCCCGCCCCGAGACGGTCCAGTCCCGCGCGAACGGCTCCACCCTGCAGCGCTTCGTCATGAAGCAGCGCGGTGACGTCGTGGTCGACGGTCGTGCGATCGGCCAGAAGATCGGTGCCGGAGCGGTCCGCAAGCTGACGTCCATCGACGCCATGCACGAGTTCCAGCCCGGCGAGGTGCTGGTCGCCGACATGACCGACCCCGACTGGGAACCGATCATGAAGCGCGCCTCCGCCATCGTCACCAACCGCGGCGGTCGCACCTGCCACGCCGCGATCATCGCCCGCGAGCTCGGCATCCCCGCCGTCGTCGGAACCGGCTCTGCCACAACGGATCTCGCCGACGGCCGCGAGGTGACGGTCTCGTGCGCCGAGGGCGACACGGGCTTCGTCTACGACGGAGTCATCGACTTCGAGGTCTCCGAGACCGCGCTCGACCAGATGCCTGAACTGCCCGTCAAGATCATGATGAATGTCGGCACCCCCGACCAGGCGTTCGAGTTCAGCCGCCTGCCCAACAAGGGCATCGGGCTGGCCCGGCTGGAGTTCATCATCAACCGCCAGATCGGGATCCACCCGAAGGCCCTGTTGCACCTGGAGGACCAGGAGCCCGAGGTCCGCGCCCAGATCGAGGCGCTGATCGCGGCATACGACAGTCCGCGCGACTTCTTCGTCAAGCGCGTCGCGGAGGGCGTCGCCATGCTCGCGGCGGCCTTCGCGCCCGAGCCGGTCATCGTGCGGATGTCGGACTTCAAGTCCAACGAGTATGCCGGGATGCTCGGTGGCGAGCGCTACGAGCCGGACGAGGAGAACCCGATGATCGGCTACCGCGGGGCATCGCGGTATCTCTCGGCCGACTTCGAGGACTGCTTCGCGATGGAGTGCGAGGCGTTGCGCTTCGTGCGCGAGGACATGGGCCTGACCAACGTCAAGGTGATGATTCCGTTCGTGCGCACGCTGGACGAGGCGCGCGGCGTCATCGACCTGCTCGGCAAGCACGGTCTCAAGCGCGGCGAGAACGGCCTGCAGGTCGTCATGATGTGCGAGGTGCCGAGCAACGCCGTCATCGCCGACCAGTTCCTCGAGCACTTCGACGGATTCTCGATCGGCTCCAACGACATGACGCAGCTGACCCTCGGTCTCGACCGCGACTCCGGTCTGGTCGCCGCGGGCTTCGACGAGCGCGACCCGGCCGTCAAGCGGATGTTGAGTATGGCGATCACGGCCTGCCGCGAGCAAGGCAAGTATGTCGGAATCTGCGGCCAGGGCCCGTCCGACCACCCCGACCTCGCGGACTGGCTGCTCGACCAGGGGATCGAGTCGATGTCGTTGAACCCCGACACCGTCGTCGAGACCTGGCTGCGCCTGGCCAAGCGCGCTGCCGGATAGGCACCACGCAGGAAGCGGCCCGACCGGATGATTCCGGCCGGGCCGCTTCCTGCGTTCACGGGTGTGGTGGTCTCCGCCGCCAGCGGCTCACACCTCTGACAGCGTCATGGCGGCCAGCCGGCGACCGGCCAGCACGATGCCGATGACCAGGGCGATGAGAGTCGCAGCCACGGCATACAGCACGGGAACGCCGGGATGGCGACCGGGGACGGAGGCGACACCGTCGAGCACTGCTGTGCCCCAACTGCGCGCGGACAGCCACTTGACCGGCGAGATGAGCGAGGAGATCGTCGACTCCCACAGCAGCCAGTAGAGCAGGCATCCCAGGATGCTGCGCTTCATGAACGTCGCGAGCGCGGTGAAGATGCCGACGTATGCCGCACCGGAGACCACCGCTCCGAGTAATCCGGCAACCGCGACACCGTCGGAGGTTCCGGCGACGACTAGGCCTGCGATGCCGATCGGGATCGCGGCGACAACCAGCACGGAGGCGAGCACGACGACGGCCTTGCTGGCGATGATGGTCAGCCGAGGGATCGGCTTGGTCAGCAGATAGATGATCGAGCCGTCGTCGAACTCGGAGTTGATCAGCGTCGTGGTTGCGATCAGGGTGACGATCGGCACCACCAGACCGATACCGAACACCGAGATGAGGTCAGCTGCGGCGTCGGCGTGTGACCCCTGGGTGGCGAAGCGCACCACTGCGCTGAGCAGCAGCAGGACGATCGGCAGGGCGATCAGCAGGACCACCCGCGCTCGCAGGAACAGCGACCGCAAGCCGAGGCGCAGGATCGGCATACTCACGAGTTCACCAGGTAACTGAAGACGCTTTCGAGGGATTCGTCGGTCGGGGTGAGTTCGAGGATCCGCAGGCCGTGCTGCCGGGCGAGGTTCGGTATGACGTGCGCGAACCTGCCGAAGTCGTCAGCCTCGACCTCGATCGCCTGGTCTGCGGACCGCAGCCGCGCACCGCGCACGGATGGTTCGGTGAGCAGCAACGCAGCGAGGCGACGGTTGTCGCTGCACCGGATGAGGTACTGGTTGGGGCGGTCGGTCATCATGCGCCGGATCTGCGCGAAATCGCCGGACGCGGCATGCCGGCCCGCAACGACGACCTCCACCTGGCGTGCGATCTGCTCGACTTCTTCGAGGATGTGCGAACTGAAGACGATGGTGCGGCCGCGTTGGGCGAAACCATGCAGCAGACCCATCATGTGCCGCCGCTGGATCGGGTCCATCCCGTTGAACGGCTCGTCCAGCAACAGCACCGCCGGATCGTGCACGAGCACCGAGGCCACCTTGATGCGTTGCTTCATGCCCTTGCTGTAGGTGCCGATCCGGCGGTTCGCCGCCGGCGCCATCTCGACCTGTGCGATGGCGTGGGCGGTCGCTGTGGCCGGATCGGGGACGCCCTGCAGGTCGGCGTTCAGCCGCACGAACTGCTCGCCGGTGAGGAAGTCGTACAACGACTCCTGCACCGGCACCAGCCCGATCTGCCGGTACATCCGAACGTGGCCGCGCACGGGTGTGCCGTCGATCGTCACGGTGCCCGTGGACGGGGGCAGCAGCCCGGCCATCATCGACAGGAGCGTCGACTTGCCGGCGCCGTTCGGGCCGAGCAGGCCGGTGATGCCGGGGCGGATGTGCATGTTGATGTCGTTGACGGCGACGACGTTGCCGTACCACCGCGACACCTCTGCCAGCACGAGATCGCTCACAGC harbors:
- a CDS encoding S53 family peptidase; its protein translation is MRHTTRLIALTATGGLAIAFAGVGAGTAHAASSGRDVVNATPTWTSHALKRGAVAAGQQHTFSIVLNMRNEAGAEALANAVSDPSSPSYGKYVTAAKWRSEFAPTNQQVSQVSGWLRSQGIKVLSTPANHRYLQVMATTSEINSAFHTTMSTYSLDGAAQTAPNSTLTVPQSISSLVAGVVGLDSTQKATPTSTTGVTSTAQLRTGSSTVAPAKATSDTTLPGPPAAFVNAGPCSAYYGQKKASTLPKLVQNPMSYAVCGYKPAQIRGAYGVDSELQQGYDGRGVTVAIVDAFASPTIYDDASEYARRNDPNHPLRSYQFSQSLPGSYNSVSECGGNGWYGEETLDVEAVHATAPGANILYVGGASCNDDDLNAAVNTVVDNQLASVITNSYSDTGEPTSVAQVAEDHQTAIQAAAQGISLMFSAGDDGDEIAATGTRQVNYEASDPYVTAVGGTSLNITADDSYGWEQGWGTGKSTLTKGKWTPIPPAYDYGGGGGTSRLFTQPGYQKGVVPASISNYFGNGAHRAVPDVAMVGDPSTGYLVGETQLFPNGKSVYGEYRIGGTSLSSPLFAGVIAVADQVAGHSLGFLNPKLYSLAGTGAFHDVNHGRAVTDAVVRVDYVNGVNASNGTVITARTLNQTGTIYTRKGYDDVTGVGSPNGPEFFAAMAK
- a CDS encoding aminotransferase, which produces MSAQSRLTDLSADELAAFRAEQQTAYDTLAGSGLKLDLTRGKPSAAQLDLSNGLLDLPKGVHDASGTDTRNYGGLQGISELRQIFAELLWVEPAQLVAGGNSSLTMMKDTLVDLMLFGGVDSPGPWSAQEKVRFICPVPGYDRHHTLLDSLGIEMLAVPMNDDGPDVDAVAALVKDDPTVNGMWIVPTYANPAGAVCSQEVAAALVAMPTAAPDFKILWDNAYALHHLTADEVKSADILSLASAAGHPHRPILFASTSKITFAGAGVAFLAASTEQVAWYLKHLGEGAIGPDKVNQLRHAQFFGDADGVRAHMARHREIIAPKFAEVQRILTDRLGGTGVATWTDPKGGYFVSLDVVPGTAARVVQLAKDAGIALTPAGASFPYGVDPQDTNIRLAPTFPALPEVTAAMEAVATCVLLAAAEKLSS
- a CDS encoding pyruvate, water dikinase regulatory protein; its protein translation is MSEPGSVAPTPVFFVAGGTGISAETLGNMMLQQFPSVRFVRQKIPFIKTEEQARATVAMMDAARTEEIMPLVFSTVAVEGVRAIISGTECAFIDLFGAHLDMVERVLHVNAARNGSSPHGVRDAGEYDARMKAVEFAIEHDDGQSLRQLDRADLILTAPSRCGKTPTTMYLALQFGLRVANYPLVEEDFDTSALPRPIRPYADKCFGLLSTPARLSQVRGERRPGSTYATLAQCTYELRRAEAMFRAHKIPFINSSSMSVEEMAALIMEALKLNRAH
- the ppsA gene encoding phosphoenolpyruvate synthase, which codes for MASNIEWFADLGIGDVETVGGKNASLGEMVQHLSKAGVRVPTGFATTADAYRRFLTETGLKDDIDAALDGLDVDDVRELARVGNKIRTDIEQQQFPADLERDIRAAYEKLVSEAGVDVSWAVRSSATAEDLPDASFAGQQETFLNIEGIDNILHAIKLVFASLYNDRAIAYRVHAGYDHSLVALSAGIQRMVRSDIGSSGVMFTMDTESGFRDAVFITSSYGLGEAVVQGAVNPDEFYVYKPALREGRPAILKRGVGSKATKMVYTDDATVGETIHFVPVDEADQGKLSLTDDEVTELAQHAVAIEEHYGRPMDIEWGKDGSDGKLYVLQARPETVQSRANGSTLQRFVMKQRGDVVVDGRAIGQKIGAGAVRKLTSIDAMHEFQPGEVLVADMTDPDWEPIMKRASAIVTNRGGRTCHAAIIARELGIPAVVGTGSATTDLADGREVTVSCAEGDTGFVYDGVIDFEVSETALDQMPELPVKIMMNVGTPDQAFEFSRLPNKGIGLARLEFIINRQIGIHPKALLHLEDQEPEVRAQIEALIAAYDSPRDFFVKRVAEGVAMLAAAFAPEPVIVRMSDFKSNEYAGMLGGERYEPDEENPMIGYRGASRYLSADFEDCFAMECEALRFVREDMGLTNVKVMIPFVRTLDEARGVIDLLGKHGLKRGENGLQVVMMCEVPSNAVIADQFLEHFDGFSIGSNDMTQLTLGLDRDSGLVAAGFDERDPAVKRMLSMAITACREQGKYVGICGQGPSDHPDLADWLLDQGIESMSLNPDTVVETWLRLAKRAAG
- a CDS encoding ABC transporter permease, with amino-acid sequence MPILRLGLRSLFLRARVVLLIALPIVLLLLSAVVRFATQGSHADAAADLISVFGIGLVVPIVTLIATTTLINSEFDDGSIIYLLTKPIPRLTIIASKAVVVLASVLVVAAIPIGIAGLVVAGTSDGVAVAGLLGAVVSGAAYVGIFTALATFMKRSILGCLLYWLLWESTISSLISPVKWLSARSWGTAVLDGVASVPGRHPGVPVLYAVAATLIALVIGIVLAGRRLAAMTLSEV
- a CDS encoding ABC transporter ATP-binding protein, whose protein sequence is MSDLVLAEVSRWYGNVVAVNDINMHIRPGITGLLGPNGAGKSTLLSMMAGLLPPSTGTVTIDGTPVRGHVRMYRQIGLVPVQESLYDFLTGEQFVRLNADLQGVPDPATATAHAIAQVEMAPAANRRIGTYSKGMKQRIKVASVLVHDPAVLLLDEPFNGMDPIQRRHMMGLLHGFAQRGRTIVFSSHILEEVEQIARQVEVVVAGRHAASGDFAQIRRMMTDRPNQYLIRCSDNRRLAALLLTEPSVRGARLRSADQAIEVEADDFGRFAHVIPNLARQHGLRILELTPTDESLESVFSYLVNS